In the Methylophilus sp. 5 genome, one interval contains:
- a CDS encoding SURF1 family protein, giving the protein MQIPLGNYVVRVRWLVLSVMVVAIWSCIKLGLWQWHKAEQKQEITRALAHDGDVIQPQAQALDSPDKVSALHLQTVTFQGHYLPQFAFFLDNQLEQGQAGFHVITPFLLSDQQHVIWVNRGWLAGFADHQKTPEITTSPAEQVIKGLFWQQKKVGFRLDKPGLAWQPVQPVLDFTYLRQHVPYTFPDVILKLDPAVGDGYLRHWDVPAGQVEKNLSYAYQWFGFAVASLVIGLTQMVEKRA; this is encoded by the coding sequence ATGCAAATACCCTTGGGAAATTATGTCGTTCGTGTGCGCTGGCTGGTGTTGTCTGTGATGGTAGTTGCAATCTGGAGCTGTATTAAGCTTGGTTTGTGGCAATGGCACAAGGCCGAGCAAAAGCAGGAGATTACGCGCGCATTGGCGCATGATGGCGATGTTATTCAGCCACAGGCGCAAGCGTTGGATTCTCCTGATAAGGTGAGCGCGTTGCATCTGCAAACAGTCACGTTCCAAGGGCATTATCTGCCGCAATTCGCTTTTTTTCTTGATAACCAGCTAGAGCAAGGGCAAGCCGGATTTCATGTCATTACCCCTTTTTTACTCAGTGATCAGCAGCATGTGATTTGGGTTAACCGCGGTTGGCTGGCAGGCTTTGCTGATCACCAAAAAACACCTGAGATTACAACTTCACCGGCCGAGCAAGTAATTAAAGGTTTGTTTTGGCAGCAAAAAAAGGTGGGGTTCAGGTTGGATAAACCAGGCTTAGCATGGCAACCTGTACAGCCAGTGCTCGACTTTACTTACTTGCGTCAGCATGTGCCTTATACGTTCCCTGATGTGATTTTAAAGCTGGACCCCGCTGTTGGCGATGGTTATCTGCGCCACTGGGATGTGCCAGCCGGGCAAGTGGAAAAAAATCTCAGTTATGCTTACCAGTGGTTTGGCTTTGCCGTGGCGAGCTTGGTGATCGGTTTGACTCAAATGGTGGAGAAACGGGCGTGA
- a CDS encoding cytochrome c oxidase subunit 3, whose product MASHSENHYFVPHGSIYPALISVGLLSMASGFVFNVTGSDTRLDGSIKNPALSYLATPGKYMMYLGLAIILTMMFKWLSAVVTESLTGQYKKWEDKSFRIGMIVFICSEVAFFAAFFGALFYMRVLSVPDLASYAPDITPYKDFLSAWPSQGPGGTVLGEAYKPNPAFHPMSWSGLPLINTLLLLSSGATITWAHWGLIKNNRKRLIIGLFLTVALGVTFLCCQAAEYHHAYTEMGLTLKSGAYGATFFMLTGFHGFHVTIGTLMLIVILLRSIKGHFTPEHHFGFEGVAWYWHFVDVVWLGLYIFVYML is encoded by the coding sequence ATGGCTAGTCATTCAGAAAATCACTATTTTGTCCCGCATGGCAGCATTTATCCGGCACTGATTTCTGTCGGATTGCTGTCTATGGCCAGTGGTTTTGTTTTTAATGTCACCGGCTCGGATACGCGCCTGGATGGCTCGATCAAGAATCCGGCGCTGTCTTACCTGGCAACCCCAGGTAAATATATGATGTATCTGGGTCTGGCGATTATCCTCACCATGATGTTCAAGTGGCTGAGTGCCGTGGTCACCGAGAGCCTCACTGGCCAATATAAAAAGTGGGAAGATAAGTCTTTCCGCATCGGCATGATCGTTTTCATCTGCTCAGAGGTGGCTTTTTTTGCCGCTTTCTTTGGCGCGCTGTTTTACATGCGGGTGTTGTCGGTGCCTGATTTAGCCTCGTATGCGCCGGATATTACGCCCTATAAAGACTTTTTAAGTGCGTGGCCATCACAAGGGCCTGGCGGCACGGTGCTTGGTGAGGCTTATAAACCTAATCCTGCATTTCACCCGATGTCGTGGAGCGGTTTGCCGCTGATTAACACGCTGCTGTTGCTTAGCTCGGGCGCCACCATTACCTGGGCACATTGGGGCTTGATTAAAAATAACCGCAAGCGGTTAATCATTGGCCTGTTTTTAACCGTGGCGCTGGGGGTGACTTTCCTGTGCTGTCAGGCGGCCGAGTATCACCATGCTTATACCGAAATGGGCTTGACGCTTAAATCGGGCGCATATGGTGCGACCTTTTTTATGCTCACTGGTTTTCACGGCTTTCATGTGACGATTGGTACGCTGATGCTGATTGTGATTTTGTTACGCAGTATCAAGGGTCACTTTACGCCAGAACATCATTTTGGCTTTGAAGGTGTCGCCTGGTATTGGCACTTTGTCGATGTGGTTTGGTTAGGCCTGTATATTTTTGTTTACATGCTCTAA
- a CDS encoding twin transmembrane helix small protein, which produces MFIKIVTILILIVIVGSLFSALLFLLKDKSGSDRTVKALTMRIGLSIALFLGLIVAAHFGYIGHTL; this is translated from the coding sequence ATGTTCATTAAAATTGTCACCATTTTGATACTGATTGTCATTGTTGGCAGCCTATTCTCTGCCCTGCTCTTTTTGCTCAAAGACAAAAGTGGTTCCGACCGCACTGTAAAAGCCCTGACCATGCGCATCGGCTTATCTATTGCCCTGTTTCTTGGCTTGATCGTTGCAGCCCATTTTGGCTATATAGGCCACACACTTTAA
- a CDS encoding DUF2189 domain-containing protein, whose protein sequence is MSIHNIPATKVSADDDISIRQVSPNIILDWLHAGVTDIHLGGWASLFYGIILSATGVIIHSVFADNYWLLAGVTTGFFLLGPFLAMGLYDLSKRLESGEPPSLRPTLTAWLPNLLNITLFTGLLILVFLGWTRLSMSIFAHYFHHALPTFVDVVINVFTFKQPTFLFVYFSAGAVFAAFIFSISVIAMPLMLDRNTSAWTAAVTSLRTCAHNPVTMTLWAFCIVVLVGFGLATNFLGLILTMPVVGHASWHVYRDLIAIKN, encoded by the coding sequence ATGAGCATTCACAATATACCCGCAACAAAAGTCAGCGCTGACGATGACATTTCCATCCGCCAGGTAAGCCCCAACATCATTCTCGACTGGCTGCATGCAGGCGTCACCGACATTCATCTCGGCGGCTGGGCCAGCCTGTTTTACGGCATTATTCTCTCAGCCACCGGCGTCATCATACATAGCGTGTTTGCTGATAATTACTGGCTACTGGCTGGCGTCACCACTGGCTTTTTCTTGCTGGGCCCGTTTTTAGCCATGGGCCTCTACGACTTAAGCAAGCGCCTCGAATCTGGCGAGCCACCGTCACTACGCCCCACCCTCACTGCCTGGCTGCCCAACTTGCTCAACATCACGCTGTTTACCGGGCTGCTGATCTTGGTTTTTCTGGGCTGGACGCGCCTATCAATGAGCATCTTCGCCCATTACTTTCATCACGCCCTACCCACTTTTGTCGACGTTGTCATCAACGTCTTCACCTTTAAACAACCCACGTTCCTGTTCGTCTACTTCTCCGCCGGTGCCGTGTTTGCCGCCTTTATTTTCAGCATCAGCGTCATCGCCATGCCTCTCATGCTAGACCGCAACACCAGCGCCTGGACCGCAGCAGTCACCAGCCTGCGCACATGTGCACACAACCCTGTGACCATGACACTATGGGCTTTTTGTATTGTAGTACTGGTGGGGTTCGGCCTTGCGACCAACTTTTTGGGATTGATTTTGACCATGCCGGTGGTTGGGCATGCTAGCTGGCATGTATATCGCGATCTCATCGCTATTAAGAATTAG
- a CDS encoding DUF2244 domain-containing protein has translation MLSICETQCITRPNASASTESVCKLLLSLLVFSGLIALAFLHVGAWMVLPFAGLELVLVVLAFVVVLRHSGDYEKITFVQDQVEIEQSVLGEIKHVRFLCYWTRITLREGENGKTSLWIGSHHQEVEFGRGTMDNAQREQVASHLKRILLKTK, from the coding sequence ATGTTGTCTATTTGCGAAACACAATGCATCACAAGGCCTAACGCATCTGCTTCTACAGAGAGTGTGTGTAAGTTGCTGCTGAGCCTGCTAGTGTTTTCAGGGCTGATTGCGTTGGCCTTTTTGCATGTGGGTGCGTGGATGGTGTTGCCGTTTGCTGGCCTGGAGTTGGTGTTGGTGGTTCTGGCGTTTGTGGTGGTATTGCGTCACAGCGGTGATTACGAAAAGATTACTTTCGTTCAGGATCAAGTGGAAATCGAGCAAAGTGTGTTGGGAGAAATAAAACACGTTCGCTTTCTATGCTATTGGACCCGGATAACGCTCAGGGAAGGTGAGAACGGTAAAACGTCACTGTGGATTGGGTCCCATCATCAAGAAGTAGAGTTTGGTAGAGGTACTATGGACAACGCGCAGCGCGAGCAAGTAGCGTCTCATCTCAAGCGAATACTTCTAAAAACTAAATAA
- a CDS encoding heme A synthase produces the protein MFKALSVLAAIVAFCVVVLGSYVRLSDAGLGCPDWPGCYGALTVPQSESAIQSAQQAYPDKPVVHAKAWKEMAHRYLAGSLGLLVVALAVLAYRQRQVIKTPWQLSAGLVVLIVMQALLGMWTVTLLLKPVIVTLHLLGGMTTLALLCWVAFRHSSQQQVALPASQQRWLQLALVVWILQVLLGGWTSSNYAALACTDFPTCHGVWWPDMDVGEAFYLTRALGESRDGGQLHLSALTAIQWVHRLGALVVLGWMMVSVRLLLQRAATRVLAWGLLAVVLGQVTIGIGNLLLQLPLVLAVLHNAGAALLGVWLVAINARVFNTSIRASY, from the coding sequence ATGTTTAAAGCGTTGAGTGTGTTGGCTGCGATTGTGGCTTTTTGTGTGGTGGTGCTTGGCTCGTATGTGCGGCTGTCAGATGCCGGATTAGGCTGCCCGGACTGGCCTGGTTGTTATGGCGCCCTGACCGTGCCGCAAAGTGAGTCCGCTATTCAGTCTGCACAGCAAGCTTACCCGGATAAGCCTGTCGTACATGCCAAGGCATGGAAAGAAATGGCGCACCGTTATCTGGCTGGCAGTTTGGGCTTGCTAGTGGTGGCATTGGCTGTGCTGGCTTATCGTCAGCGGCAAGTAATTAAAACGCCTTGGCAGTTATCGGCAGGCTTGGTGGTGTTGATTGTGATGCAGGCACTGCTTGGCATGTGGACGGTCACCCTGCTGCTCAAGCCGGTGATTGTGACTTTGCACTTGCTGGGCGGCATGACGACCTTGGCATTGCTATGCTGGGTCGCCTTTCGCCATAGCAGCCAGCAGCAGGTTGCCTTGCCCGCTAGCCAGCAACGCTGGCTGCAACTGGCGTTAGTGGTTTGGATATTGCAAGTGTTGCTGGGCGGCTGGACCAGCAGTAACTATGCCGCATTGGCGTGTACGGATTTTCCAACCTGCCATGGTGTGTGGTGGCCGGACATGGATGTTGGAGAGGCGTTTTACCTCACGCGGGCACTGGGTGAAAGTCGCGATGGCGGTCAACTGCACCTGAGTGCACTGACGGCGATTCAGTGGGTGCATCGCCTTGGCGCGCTGGTGGTATTGGGCTGGATGATGGTCAGTGTCAGGCTGTTGTTGCAACGTGCGGCTACAAGAGTGCTGGCATGGGGTCTGCTGGCAGTCGTGCTGGGCCAAGTGACTATTGGCATTGGTAATTTGTTGTTGCAATTGCCGTTGGTGCTGGCGGTATTGCACAACGCAGGGGCAGCATTGTTGGGTGTGTGGCTGGTCGCCATTAACGCCAGAGTATTCAATACATCAATTAGAGCGTCATATTAA
- the ctaD gene encoding cytochrome c oxidase subunit I produces MSTTTVAHHDEHHDDHPTGIMRWLTTTNHKDIGTMYLTFSLVMFLVGGSMILGIRAELFKPGLQLMNPEFFNQLIGVHALIMIFAALMPAATGFANWMLPLQIGAPDMALPRLNNWGFWILPPSAILLTLPFTLALFGVGDGALATGWTFYPPLSVQGGIGVDFAIFAVHLLGISSVLGSINIIVTIYNMRAPGMTLMKMPMFAWGWLITAFLLIATIPVLAGAVTMLLTDRHFGTHFFDAAGGGDPIMFQHLFWFFGHPEVYILLLPVWGFIPQILQTFSRKPMYGYKAQVYSLWSIGALAVVVWAHHFFTAGMPVPALLYFMYSTMAISLPLAVLFYCWIRTMWKGSMSFETPMLFTVGWIILFGIGGLTGLVLADVAADAQYHNSYFVVAHFHYTLFAGGIMGIMAGVYYWLPKMTGHMYNEKLGKTHFWLTAISFNVTFIPQFFVGLAGMPRRIPDYALQFAEFNMISTVGAFVLGLSQLLFVYIIISCVKGGKKATDRVWEGAQGLEWTLSSPPPYHSFTEQPVVK; encoded by the coding sequence ATGAGTACTACAACCGTAGCACATCATGATGAGCATCACGACGACCATCCGACCGGGATTATGCGTTGGTTAACGACAACCAACCACAAAGATATCGGCACCATGTATTTAACATTTTCACTGGTGATGTTTTTGGTCGGTGGCTCGATGATTTTAGGCATTCGTGCCGAGTTGTTTAAGCCAGGTTTGCAGTTAATGAATCCTGAGTTTTTTAACCAGTTGATTGGTGTGCATGCACTGATTATGATTTTTGCTGCCTTGATGCCTGCCGCGACGGGTTTTGCCAACTGGATGCTGCCTTTGCAAATTGGCGCCCCTGATATGGCCTTGCCACGGTTGAATAACTGGGGGTTCTGGATTTTGCCACCTTCAGCGATTCTGCTGACACTGCCTTTTACGCTCGCACTGTTTGGAGTGGGTGACGGCGCGCTGGCGACTGGCTGGACCTTCTACCCGCCACTGTCTGTGCAAGGCGGGATTGGCGTCGACTTCGCCATTTTTGCCGTGCACTTGTTGGGTATTTCGTCAGTATTGGGCTCAATCAACATTATTGTGACCATTTACAACATGCGCGCACCAGGCATGACCTTGATGAAAATGCCGATGTTTGCCTGGGGCTGGTTGATTACTGCTTTCTTGCTGATTGCGACGATTCCGGTGCTGGCAGGTGCGGTGACCATGTTGCTGACAGACCGTCACTTTGGCACCCACTTTTTTGATGCTGCTGGTGGTGGTGACCCGATCATGTTCCAGCATCTGTTCTGGTTCTTTGGTCATCCTGAGGTGTATATCCTGTTGTTGCCGGTGTGGGGCTTTATTCCTCAAATTCTGCAAACATTCAGCCGCAAACCAATGTATGGCTACAAAGCACAAGTTTACTCATTGTGGTCGATTGGTGCGTTGGCTGTGGTTGTGTGGGCACACCACTTTTTTACTGCGGGTATGCCGGTGCCGGCGCTGTTGTACTTTATGTATAGCACTATGGCGATTTCGTTGCCATTAGCGGTGTTGTTCTACTGTTGGATTCGCACTATGTGGAAAGGCTCGATGAGCTTTGAAACCCCCATGCTGTTCACTGTTGGCTGGATTATTTTGTTTGGTATTGGCGGCTTGACTGGCTTAGTACTGGCCGACGTGGCGGCTGATGCGCAATATCACAACAGTTACTTCGTGGTGGCGCATTTCCACTACACCCTGTTTGCTGGTGGCATCATGGGCATTATGGCGGGTGTGTACTACTGGCTGCCAAAAATGACTGGCCATATGTATAACGAGAAGTTAGGTAAAACACACTTCTGGCTCACTGCCATCTCATTTAACGTGACATTTATTCCGCAGTTCTTTGTTGGCCTGGCCGGGATGCCGCGTCGTATTCCTGACTACGCCTTGCAGTTTGCCGAGTTCAACATGATTTCTACGGTAGGTGCGTTTGTGCTGGGCCTGTCACAACTGCTGTTTGTGTACATTATTATCAGCTGTGTCAAAGGCGGCAAAAAAGCCACTGATAGAGTGTGGGAAGGTGCGCAAGGGCTGGAGTGGACATTGTCTTCACCGCCGCCTTACCATAGCTTTACTGAGCAGCCGGTTGTTAAATAA
- the coxB gene encoding cytochrome c oxidase subunit II yields the protein MQGMKKFGVGAVALFLSLSARADYTWNFPEPVTPMALDTLHVHNKFMLITAVIFVAVLAIMIYSIVTHRHSKGHKPVADKAPSTAVEIFWTLIPFAILLLIDFVIMGIPAYHSVVMMEDTRDQSTMVIKITGSQWRWQYEYLDGDAKGIKFVSNLATTNDQMHNEADKGEHYLLEVDNPLVLPVGEKVRILMTASDVLHNWWVPQFGSSRVAVPGFIRETWVQVEKEGVYRGQCKELCGKGHGYMPVVVNAVSKQEFAQWATKKQGEQQAANDVKEMTKDELLAQGKVVYEKNCAVCHQVTGAGLPPAFPALTGSKIATGPIFGADGKYQKDSHLDRVLNGKGVMPPWKSTLNDTEIAAVITYERNALGNTAAVDGLVQPTQVKAARE from the coding sequence ATGCAAGGGATGAAGAAATTTGGGGTTGGTGCAGTCGCATTGTTCTTGTCTTTAAGTGCACGTGCTGATTACACCTGGAACTTTCCAGAGCCGGTGACGCCGATGGCTTTGGATACCTTACACGTACATAACAAATTTATGCTGATTACTGCCGTGATTTTTGTGGCGGTGTTGGCAATCATGATTTACTCCATTGTGACGCACCGTCACAGCAAGGGCCACAAGCCTGTTGCCGATAAAGCGCCCTCTACTGCGGTTGAAATTTTCTGGACCCTGATCCCGTTTGCGATTTTGTTGTTGATTGACTTTGTCATCATGGGGATTCCGGCTTACCACAGCGTGGTGATGATGGAAGATACGCGCGACCAGTCGACCATGGTGATCAAGATTACCGGCTCACAATGGCGCTGGCAGTATGAGTACCTGGACGGCGATGCCAAAGGCATCAAGTTCGTGAGCAACCTGGCAACCACCAATGACCAAATGCATAACGAAGCGGATAAAGGCGAGCACTACCTGCTGGAGGTGGATAACCCGCTGGTGCTGCCTGTTGGCGAGAAGGTGCGCATTTTGATGACAGCTTCTGACGTGTTACACAACTGGTGGGTGCCGCAGTTTGGTTCTTCACGCGTGGCGGTGCCTGGCTTTATTCGTGAAACCTGGGTGCAGGTTGAAAAAGAAGGCGTTTATCGTGGGCAGTGTAAAGAGCTCTGCGGTAAAGGCCATGGCTACATGCCGGTGGTGGTGAATGCCGTGTCTAAACAAGAGTTTGCGCAATGGGCGACCAAAAAGCAGGGTGAGCAACAAGCCGCTAACGATGTGAAAGAAATGACCAAAGATGAGCTGCTTGCGCAAGGTAAAGTGGTTTACGAGAAAAACTGTGCAGTGTGTCATCAGGTCACAGGCGCAGGCTTGCCTCCTGCTTTTCCGGCACTCACAGGCAGCAAAATCGCCACTGGCCCGATTTTTGGCGCCGATGGTAAATATCAAAAAGACAGTCATCTGGACCGTGTGTTGAATGGTAAAGGCGTGATGCCTCCCTGGAAGTCGACATTAAACGACACAGAGATTGCTGCAGTGATTACCTATGAGCGCAATGCGCTGGGTAATACGGCAGCGGTTGATGGACTTGTGCAGCCAACACAAGTTAAAGCTGCACGCGAATAA
- a CDS encoding cytochrome c oxidase assembly protein — translation MALEQAQAAANKKLALKLVWVIAGALLFAFALVPLYDVICSVTGLNGKTKSTPESASHAVVDLKREVTVQFVSAVMPGLGWNFYPKQNSVVVHPGQVTTVMFEAKNTTNVEVAGQAIPSVTPGKASAYLKKIECFCFVRQTLKPGEVKAMPLRFFISAELPQDVQEMTLSYSFFPASQ, via the coding sequence ATGGCATTAGAACAAGCACAGGCCGCGGCCAATAAAAAACTGGCGTTGAAATTAGTCTGGGTGATTGCTGGCGCACTGCTGTTTGCGTTTGCGCTGGTGCCATTGTATGACGTGATTTGTTCGGTCACCGGGCTCAACGGCAAAACGAAAAGTACGCCTGAGAGTGCGAGCCATGCTGTTGTAGACTTAAAGCGTGAAGTCACTGTGCAGTTTGTGTCTGCAGTGATGCCGGGTTTGGGCTGGAACTTTTATCCCAAGCAAAACAGTGTAGTGGTGCATCCGGGCCAAGTGACCACGGTGATGTTTGAAGCAAAAAACACCACTAATGTAGAGGTTGCCGGGCAAGCGATTCCAAGCGTGACGCCAGGTAAAGCGTCGGCATATTTAAAAAAAATTGAGTGTTTCTGTTTTGTCAGGCAGACACTTAAACCTGGGGAAGTAAAGGCGATGCCTCTGCGATTTTTTATCAGTGCAGAGCTGCCTCAAGATGTACAAGAAATGACCTTGTCGTATTCGTTTTTTCCGGCAAGTCAGTAA
- a CDS encoding bifunctional diguanylate cyclase/phosphodiesterase: protein MTRLASKLIPALAALAHQTASAVPAELASTKSSASFNHTGITAISIVCVLLLYQFWRFYQRAQRREADIRLQLWRQANYDYLTQLPNRYLLQKCLEEAIADCQQSQQPLGLLLIDLDGFKDVNDIAGHAVGDRLLQNAALRIQSCARSGNTTAKLGGDEFVVVIPKPRDIQVLHEIGAKIVDTIRSPFYIEDNQYFVTASIGIAVFPDHSRSGEELMMFADQALYAAKRAGKNQYQFFTQTMQREIRDRISLTNDLRSAVANGELHLVYQPIYQLHDLRLIKAEALIRWQHPTRGAIPPDVFIPLAEESGVIIEIGKWIFDEVLRDLSAIDLLRLQGTQISLNISPVQFAHPQHLMAFIKRLQRSNIPCERFCFEITEGLLLEPSRVTQDTLKNVKQAGIKLSIDDFGTGYSALGYLKKYQIDYVKIDKSFIKNLEVDNYDFILCRSIIQMAHELNIKLIAEGVENARQESILKVINCDFIQGFLHGRPTMFSSLLEQVYQQAAHQNGHNQLSNQTKH from the coding sequence ATGACAAGACTGGCCAGTAAACTGATTCCCGCCCTTGCCGCGCTGGCACATCAAACCGCCTCGGCGGTGCCTGCCGAGCTTGCAAGCACCAAGAGCAGCGCCTCGTTTAATCATACCGGCATCACGGCTATTTCTATTGTGTGCGTGTTATTGCTGTATCAATTCTGGCGCTTTTATCAGCGCGCACAGCGCAGAGAGGCGGACATCAGGCTGCAGCTTTGGCGCCAGGCCAATTATGACTACCTGACACAACTGCCTAACCGTTACCTGCTACAAAAGTGCCTGGAAGAGGCCATTGCCGATTGCCAGCAATCGCAACAACCCTTGGGATTATTGCTGATCGACCTCGATGGCTTTAAAGATGTGAATGATATTGCTGGCCATGCGGTGGGCGATCGTTTGCTGCAAAATGCGGCTTTGCGCATCCAGTCTTGTGCCCGCAGCGGTAACACCACCGCTAAACTAGGCGGCGACGAGTTTGTGGTGGTGATCCCCAAACCGCGTGATATTCAAGTGCTGCATGAGATTGGCGCAAAGATTGTAGACACCATACGCTCGCCGTTTTACATTGAAGACAATCAATACTTTGTCACCGCCAGCATCGGCATTGCCGTTTTTCCTGACCATAGCAGATCGGGTGAAGAACTGATGATGTTCGCCGATCAGGCCTTGTATGCCGCCAAACGTGCAGGTAAAAATCAATATCAGTTTTTTACGCAAACCATGCAACGCGAAATCCGCGACCGCATCTCACTGACCAACGACCTACGTTCAGCAGTGGCTAACGGTGAATTGCACCTGGTTTATCAACCGATTTACCAACTGCACGACCTGCGGCTGATCAAAGCTGAAGCGCTAATCCGCTGGCAACATCCAACCCGCGGTGCCATCCCGCCCGATGTGTTTATTCCACTGGCTGAAGAGTCGGGGGTCATTATCGAGATTGGCAAGTGGATTTTTGATGAAGTGCTGCGTGACTTATCTGCCATTGACCTGCTGCGTTTGCAAGGCACGCAAATTAGCCTCAATATTTCTCCGGTGCAATTTGCACACCCGCAACACCTGATGGCGTTTATCAAACGCCTGCAACGCTCTAACATCCCCTGCGAGCGCTTTTGCTTTGAGATTACCGAGGGCCTGCTATTAGAGCCATCCAGAGTCACGCAAGACACCCTTAAAAACGTTAAGCAGGCGGGCATCAAGCTCTCGATAGACGATTTTGGCACTGGTTATTCTGCGCTAGGGTATCTCAAAAAATATCAAATAGATTACGTCAAAATCGACAAGTCATTTATTAAAAACCTGGAGGTCGATAATTATGACTTTATTCTGTGCCGATCTATCATTCAGATGGCGCATGAGCTCAATATCAAGTTGATTGCGGAAGGGGTTGAGAATGCCCGCCAGGAGAGCATTCTCAAGGTGATTAACTGTGACTTTATTCAAGGCTTTTTGCATGGCAGACCAACTATGTTTAGCTCTCTGCTGGAACAAGTGTATCAGCAGGCAGCGCATCAAAACGGGCACAACCAGCTTAGCAACCAAACCAAACATTAA
- the cyoE gene encoding heme o synthase, which produces MQTAWMTQLASASMGMRSFYALCKPRVTALIVFTAIIGMLMATPGMVPLSVLLAATVGIAFASGAAAAFNCLIEHKIDAMMARTRARPIPTGQLSQMETLLFASVLGGVGLSILYYWVNPLTMWLTLGTFVGYAVIYTVFLKPATPMNIVIGGASGAMPPILGWAAVNNTVSPEALVMFLIIFAWTPPHFWALALYRREEYAKVGMPMLPVTHGEQFTLLHIVLYTIILVVVSMMPYGLGMSGWLYLASAIVLNLIFMYYVISLYRHYSDALAKTTFKYSIIYLSLMFAVLLLDHYLI; this is translated from the coding sequence ATGCAAACAGCCTGGATGACACAATTGGCCTCGGCCAGCATGGGGATGCGCAGTTTTTATGCACTCTGTAAACCAAGGGTAACCGCCTTGATCGTGTTTACCGCCATCATCGGTATGCTCATGGCCACGCCCGGCATGGTGCCTCTCTCGGTATTGCTGGCGGCCACGGTGGGCATTGCCTTTGCCTCAGGTGCCGCGGCGGCATTTAACTGCCTCATCGAGCATAAGATTGATGCCATGATGGCGCGTACCCGTGCACGTCCGATACCGACCGGGCAGTTATCGCAAATGGAGACGCTGCTATTTGCCAGCGTGCTTGGTGGCGTCGGCTTAAGCATTTTGTATTACTGGGTCAACCCGCTGACCATGTGGCTCACGCTGGGCACATTTGTTGGCTACGCGGTGATTTACACTGTGTTTCTCAAGCCAGCCACGCCGATGAATATTGTCATTGGCGGGGCTTCAGGTGCCATGCCGCCGATTCTGGGCTGGGCGGCGGTGAATAATACCGTCTCGCCAGAGGCGCTGGTGATGTTCCTGATTATTTTTGCCTGGACGCCGCCGCATTTTTGGGCGCTGGCGTTGTATCGCCGTGAAGAGTATGCCAAAGTCGGCATGCCGATGTTGCCGGTCACGCATGGCGAGCAATTCACCTTGCTGCATATTGTGTTGTATACCATTATTCTGGTGGTGGTTTCGATGATGCCGTATGGCCTGGGCATGAGTGGTTGGCTGTATCTGGCATCGGCCATCGTACTCAATCTGATTTTTATGTACTATGTGATCAGCCTGTACCGCCACTACTCAGACGCGCTCGCTAAAACAACCTTTAAATATTCAATTATTTATCTGAGCCTGATGTTTGCTGTGTTGTTGCTAGACCATTACTTGATATAA